The following proteins are encoded in a genomic region of Pirellulaceae bacterium:
- a CDS encoding metal-dependent transcriptional regulator yields MSTQTIENYIKTIYQICSDNQSELAATGAIAAAMHVSPGTVTSMLKTLSQSGMVTYTPYEGVRLTESGRALALRIVRRHRLIELFLVHTVRLTWDEVHDEAENMEHAVSDLLVDRIDAYLNYPLVDPHGDPIPRADGTLPDATSHRLASCDTGVKFRLVRVLDQEPQFLRYLSEIGLPLGAEGRVTANRLEAGVVTVAINEQETSLGRETAEKLLVAPLPTE; encoded by the coding sequence TTGTCCACTCAGACGATTGAAAACTACATCAAGACGATCTACCAGATTTGCTCCGACAATCAGAGCGAACTAGCCGCCACCGGTGCAATTGCGGCAGCTATGCATGTCTCGCCGGGAACCGTCACCAGCATGCTCAAAACACTAAGTCAATCCGGCATGGTGACTTACACACCGTACGAGGGGGTTCGGCTGACCGAGTCCGGAAGGGCACTCGCTTTGAGAATCGTTCGGCGACATCGGCTGATCGAACTCTTCCTCGTACACACGGTCCGCTTGACTTGGGATGAAGTTCATGATGAAGCCGAAAACATGGAACACGCCGTCAGTGATCTGCTGGTGGATCGGATCGATGCGTATTTGAATTATCCACTCGTTGATCCTCACGGAGATCCGATTCCCCGAGCAGACGGCACCTTGCCCGATGCGACCAGTCATCGCTTGGCAAGTTGCGATACGGGTGTGAAATTCCGCTTGGTCCGAGTGCTCGATCAGGAGCCACAATTCCTGAGATACTTGAGTGAAATTGGACTGCCACTGGGCGCCGAGGGACGAGTGACCGCAAATCGCCTGGAAGCAGGAGTTGTGACGGTGGCGATCAATGAGCAAGAAACGTCTTTGGGACGTGAAACGGCAGAAAAACTTCTCGTGGCACCCCTCCCAACCGAGTAG